In one window of bacterium DNA:
- a CDS encoding CoA-binding protein has translation DVTFHLAPITAGEALEMLKATRSYALLQGARGQAPVDLGALAAALQRISQLATDYREITELDLNPFIVGPVGSEAYVADARMTLASE, from the coding sequence GACGTCACCTTCCACCTCGCCCCGATCACCGCCGGCGAAGCCCTCGAGATGCTCAAGGCCACCCGCTCCTACGCCCTGCTCCAGGGCGCCCGCGGCCAGGCTCCCGTCGATCTGGGCGCTCTCGCCGCCGCCCTCCAGCGCATCAGCCAGCTGGCCACCGACTACCGCGAGATCACCGAGCTCGACCTCAACCCATTCATCGTCGGCCCGGTGGGATCAGAAGCCTACGTCGCCGACGCGCGGATGACGTTGGCGTCCG